Below is a window of Christensenella minuta DNA.
GCAGTCCGAAGCAGGGTGGGAAAGGGCCGCGTAATGTTCGCGCACTGTTTCGGGAACCGTATCCTGCGCCCTTGCAAGATTCAAGAATTTCGTGACGGCAGCTACATCGATCCCCTGCGGGCAGGGGGCACAGTGGCCGCAGTACATACAATGCCCCTGCCAGCTGATTTTTGGAAAAGATGCAAACGCCGCCGCATAATCCTTTTCGCTGGCCGGGGCTGTTTCATAGGAAAGGTCAGCGTCGAGCTGCTCCCGTGAATGGACGCCCGCAAATACCGTCGCCACGGCGGGGCGTGTGAGTGCGTAGTGAATACACTGGTTTACCGTCAACGCCACCCCGGCAGGTGAATCAGCCGTCAAAAGGTCGCCGCCGCCAAAGGCTTTCATTACGGTGATGCCAACGCCCATACGCTGGCATGTTTCGTACAGCGCCTCGCGGTTGGGGTCCATATTGAAAAGATGGTTCTTATAGCTTTCTTCCGCCCACAGGGCTTCGATATCTTCCCCGCCGGGCTGCAAGTCATAACAGGGGTTGACGCTGAACATCAGCACGCGGATCAGACCGCTTTTCACAGCTTCGAGCGCGGCAATAGGATTGTGGCTGGAAAGGCCGATTTCCCGGATATTCCCGGCGGCTTTCAGCTCTTCGGCATACCGCATGACTTCTCCGTCCGCGATGCTGTGCCAGGTATCTACAGAATCGACATAGTGGATCATGCCGACGTCGATATAATCCGTTCCGAGACGGGTGAGCAAATCGTCGAAAGAGGCGCGGACCTCGTCCGGCCTGCGCGTCGCTTTGTATTGCCCGTCCTGCCAAACGGTGCATAAGTGCGCCTGCATCACAAAATCCTTTCTTTGTCCGCGCAGGACGCTGCCGACCCGGCTTCGCAGATCCGGGTCAGGGCTGTAGAGGTCCATGCAGTTCACGCCGTGTTTCCGGGCAAGGTCAAACATTTGCCGGGTAAACGCTTCGTCCCTACCGGCAAAGCCTTCGCACCCGAGGCCGATTTCACTTACACTGATGCCCGTTTCGCCGAGCGCACGATACTTCATAGATTACCTCCCCGTCCGTTTGCCCGGCGCGCCATTGCGGTCTTGATCGCTGTGAATGCCTGCGCGGGGTCATCGATTTCCGCAACGGCTTTTTCCATGGGACAGGGCCCGGTTCCCGCACGGTTTTCGATAGACGGCGTAAGCGTATCGCAGGAAAAGGCAATCCCGTTTTGCCGCAGCACTGGCAGGGCGGACCCGCTCATCACAGGAGCATATATTTCCCGCGCCCCGGCCAGTGCAAATAAAAGCGCGGCGGCCTTGCCGACGATCTTGTCGGCGGCGGAAAAACCATTGAGACCTGCGCCCGAGGAAAGAAATTCCACTAGGGGGGCGATGCCCGCTTTTCGGCTGGTATAAATGATATCGCCTTTCACAAGGACGCAGGAACAGTCTTCTGTTTGCAGGAGGGCCTTTGCCCGTTCTATATCACGCATGGCTCTTCTCCCGGTTTTCCAGCCAGAAGACAGCAAGGGGGATCAGGCACCATTGGAGTGCGAGGCCCGGGAGTCCTGTGGCAATGCTCATCCAGATGGAACTTACCGTTACCGCTTCGCTGCCCATGCCATAGACCGCGGCGAAGACAGCTGCCGCGCGAATAATCCGGCCGGCAACTTGTGCCAGGAGTAATTTTACAATCACGGGCATTTTGGTTTTGCCAAGAAACCCGGCCGCAAGCCCATAACCCGCAAGTTCGATCATCATAAAAGGAACCATTGCCGCGCCCGGCATGCCAGATAGGGCGAAACTCAGCAGCGGGCTGAGCGCGCCTGCCACCGTACCGACGACCGGTCCCGCAAGCAAGCCCACCAGCAGGATCGGCAGGTGCATGGGTAGGAACGCCTGACCGAGGGACGTGCCCATCCCAGACACGGCGCCCAGTACATGGAATAACTGAGGCAGAGCCACCGCAAATACGATAGCCGTCAGGATAGCGGTGGACTTGGCCTTGATTGTTTCCTTTTGAAGCGTGATTGCATGTAACATAATAACGATTCTCCTCAAATGTTTGATAGTTCCTATTAAGGGTAACACCTGGAGTGCGCTCTAAGTCAAGAGGGATTTTTCTATTTAAGGAATTTATGTGCGAAAAGGATAAGCAAGACGTGAAAACCATCGGCATAAAAGCGATCGCCTATTTGCGAAAGATTGATTGCACAAGCATGCGGCATTCCTTATTGCACAAATTATAAATTAAAATGCTGCAATCAGGGCGTTGACTTTTTCCGGGCTTTATTATACAATAATATAGCTTCAAATTTTATAGTTGTGCCAGTAGCTCAGCTGGATAGAGTGTTTGACTACGAATCAAAAGGTCGGGGGTTCGAATCCCTTCTGGCACACCAGAAAAAGCCTTTAACCATGCGGGTTAAAGGCTTTTTGCTTTTTCTTGATTTTTCCGGGAGCTTGTTTTGGTCATTATTTGGTCATTACGGCGTTTTTTTATAGGTTTTCCGACACGATGAAAAAAGAGGCGTTTCCGTTTAGGATTGCCCCTCTTTCGATGCAGGATTTAAGATATCGTCGAGCACTTCCGCCGCCGCTGCGTCGGCTGATTGTATGGCGTGAGCGTATATATTAACCGTTGTGGAGGTCTGCGCATGTCCGAGCCGCTGTGATACTGTTCTGATGTCTGCCTTATTAGCGATCAGCAAAGTTGCGTTTGTGTGCCGGAGGCTATGTAGCGTAACGGGTGGCAAGTCTGTCTTCTTGATGAATTTTGCGAACCACCCGGAAACGGTATCTGGGTGAATAGGGTTCCCGTCCCATTGCGTAAACAATCTGTCCGTATTGTGCCATTGATCGCCAAGCTGCAACCGTTCTTCATTCTGCCACGCCTTATGGCTCTTTAATAATTGGCAAGCCACAGTCGGCAGCTTGATAACGCGCATGGACGATCTCGTTTTTGTGGTATCGGTATAAATCCCCTTATCCGGCAAATATAAGCTGTTCCTCTGTACGCTCATGGTCTGATTATCAAAATCGATGTCTTTCCATTCAAGGCCGCATAACTCCCCGCGCCGCAGACCTGTATAAATCAGCAGGATTATCATTGTTCTATACTGCGGCGGCGCACCGTCAAGAAGCTCTATTAAATGCCGCGCCTGCTTATCGTCTAAATATTTCGCTTCCGTGTGTTCAAGGCGCGGCGGCTTTACCCGCATGGCTGGATTGCTTAAAATCACTTGCCATTGTACCGCCGTTGTAAGGATAACGGAAATAAGCCTGTGATAGTGATTCAGCGTGTTTTTGTTCAGCCTGCGTTCTTCGGTCGCGGGTTTAAAGTACTCTTCCACACTAAGCCCGTATGCTTCCGCCGCTTTTTCGGCGGTTTTCCGGGAAACATGCTTTTGCTGCATAAGGTTCTGCGCCGTGTTGATTCCGATGTGTGCGGATTTTGAAAGCCGCGCAATAGATTGCCTATGTTTTTTCAGATAGGCAAGCATTTTATCAGTCGCAATATAGCCGATATTGCTTTTTACGCCGTTTTCAGCAAGGTTATTATAAAAGGCCAATAAATGATTTGGCTGTAGCCTGTCGAGGCGTATATGACCGATTGCGGCGTTGATACGTGGAAGCAAGGCGCGGTAGCTGCTGACCGTTCGGGGCTTTAGCTGTTTTTCCGCGTAATCGGTAAGCCAACGCTCTGTAAAAGAGGCAAATTTAATATTGCTGTCTATAAATTGGCTTGTCAAAACCTGTTCTTCAAACAATGCGGCCTGCTTCTGTGCCTCTTTTAAGGCCGTTTTTTCATTCATACCGGGTTTGGGCCTATACGTCATGGAAGCAAACATCTGTTTCCCCGTTACGTCGTAGCCATTTGATACCCGTATGCGGTACGTGTTATTTCTTTTCGTGATCGTCGCCATTTTCGGAAGCCTCTTTGGTACCTTTATCAAATATTGCATCTAATTCACGTTCAAATTCCTCATCAACGCCCATTAAATTATACTTCTTGTACTCCTGTAATTTATCATTCAGCCAAAGATCGTATAGGTGTTTATCAATCGTTCCAGCCTTGTACAGACTATATAATTTCTCAAAGTCTTCGATGAATTTTATAATATAGAAGTGCGCATCATGCAGAGCTTCGCCGTTATCTGTAAAATGAAAGGCTATACCCGCGCTATATTCCGTGGCATATTCATTATGAACGATAGTATCAATGATCTTCTCATCATAATAAAAAGAAGCATCGATCACGGAAATATCTAAAATACTTTTAATAATATCGCTTAAATTTTCGGGTTTATGCTCTTGTTTATTTTCAAGTCCACACAGCCAATCAAGCGATACCCCGCACTTTTGCGCAATATCTATCGCAACGGCTAAAGATGGATTTTTAGCGTTATTCTCATACGCGGATAAAGAAGTGATAGCAATCCCCAATTCCTCCGAAAAATCAGCCTGTGACTTATTGCCGCGCACTTCTCGGAGCCTTTCTGCAAATTTTACAAGTTTTGGGTTTTTGATTTTTGGGCGCGACTTATCCATTATTTTAGCCTCCTGTGCTTTTTGTACACTATTATCATACAA
It encodes the following:
- a CDS encoding aldo/keto reductase, producing the protein MKYRALGETGISVSEIGLGCEGFAGRDEAFTRQMFDLARKHGVNCMDLYSPDPDLRSRVGSVLRGQRKDFVMQAHLCTVWQDGQYKATRRPDEVRASFDDLLTRLGTDYIDVGMIHYVDSVDTWHSIADGEVMRYAEELKAAGNIREIGLSSHNPIAALEAVKSGLIRVLMFSVNPCYDLQPGGEDIEALWAEESYKNHLFNMDPNREALYETCQRMGVGITVMKAFGGGDLLTADSPAGVALTVNQCIHYALTRPAVATVFAGVHSREQLDADLSYETAPASEKDYAAAFASFPKISWQGHCMYCGHCAPCPQGIDVAAVTKFLNLARAQDTVPETVREHYAALSHPASDCTACGACETRCPFGVPIRENMERARETFGG
- a CDS encoding DUF1893 domain-containing protein, producing MRDIERAKALLQTEDCSCVLVKGDIIYTSRKAGIAPLVEFLSSGAGLNGFSAADKIVGKAAALLFALAGAREIYAPVMSGSALPVLRQNGIAFSCDTLTPSIENRAGTGPCPMEKAVAEIDDPAQAFTAIKTAMARRANGRGGNL
- a CDS encoding ECF transporter S component, with the translated sequence MLHAITLQKETIKAKSTAILTAIVFAVALPQLFHVLGAVSGMGTSLGQAFLPMHLPILLVGLLAGPVVGTVAGALSPLLSFALSGMPGAAMVPFMMIELAGYGLAAGFLGKTKMPVIVKLLLAQVAGRIIRAAAVFAAVYGMGSEAVTVSSIWMSIATGLPGLALQWCLIPLAVFWLENREKSHA
- a CDS encoding site-specific integrase is translated as MATITKRNNTYRIRVSNGYDVTGKQMFASMTYRPKPGMNEKTALKEAQKQAALFEEQVLTSQFIDSNIKFASFTERWLTDYAEKQLKPRTVSSYRALLPRINAAIGHIRLDRLQPNHLLAFYNNLAENGVKSNIGYIATDKMLAYLKKHRQSIARLSKSAHIGINTAQNLMQQKHVSRKTAEKAAEAYGLSVEEYFKPATEERRLNKNTLNHYHRLISVILTTAVQWQVILSNPAMRVKPPRLEHTEAKYLDDKQARHLIELLDGAPPQYRTMIILLIYTGLRRGELCGLEWKDIDFDNQTMSVQRNSLYLPDKGIYTDTTKTRSSMRVIKLPTVACQLLKSHKAWQNEERLQLGDQWHNTDRLFTQWDGNPIHPDTVSGWFAKFIKKTDLPPVTLHSLRHTNATLLIANKADIRTVSQRLGHAQTSTTVNIYAHAIQSADAAAAEVLDDILNPASKEGQS
- a CDS encoding helix-turn-helix domain-containing protein, with the translated sequence MKTQKYLLTLLLLLLYDNSVQKAQEAKIMDKSRPKIKNPKLVKFAERLREVRGNKSQADFSEELGIAITSLSAYENNAKNPSLAVAIDIAQKCGVSLDWLCGLENKQEHKPENLSDIIKSILDISVIDASFYYDEKIIDTIVHNEYATEYSAGIAFHFTDNGEALHDAHFYIIKFIEDFEKLYSLYKAGTIDKHLYDLWLNDKLQEYKKYNLMGVDEEFERELDAIFDKGTKEASENGDDHEKK